The following are encoded in a window of Mycobacterium vicinigordonae genomic DNA:
- a CDS encoding SRPBCC family protein, which produces MYGVEWTGARYADNPTVQASTWIDADPQRVWDLVSDIELMPTLSNELQRVEWLDGVTGPRVGARFVGYNEHDAFGKWSSTSQIVSCDEPREFTWAVGEPTYPAATWRFRLTPQDGGTTLSYWTQMGPGRSGLSNAIDAMPDKEQKIVFVRLREFEAAIDKTLAAIKRLAEHGVR; this is translated from the coding sequence ATGTATGGGGTGGAGTGGACCGGCGCGCGCTATGCGGACAACCCGACCGTGCAAGCTTCCACGTGGATCGACGCCGATCCACAGCGGGTCTGGGATCTGGTATCCGACATCGAGCTGATGCCGACCCTGAGCAATGAGCTACAGCGGGTCGAATGGCTCGACGGAGTGACCGGCCCGCGGGTCGGTGCCCGCTTCGTCGGCTACAACGAACACGACGCATTCGGCAAGTGGAGTAGCACGTCGCAGATCGTTTCGTGTGATGAACCGCGCGAATTCACCTGGGCGGTAGGCGAACCCACCTACCCCGCGGCAACCTGGCGGTTCCGCCTGACACCGCAGGATGGCGGCACCACGCTGTCGTACTGGACGCAGATGGGTCCGGGCCGCTCGGGATTGTCCAATGCCATCGATGCAATGCCGGACAAGGAACAGAAGATCGTGTTCGTGCGGCTGCGTGAGTTCGAAGCGGCCATCGACAAGACACTGGCGGCGATCAAGAGACTGGCCGAGCACGGGGTGCGCTGA
- a CDS encoding DUF1214 domain-containing protein: MTHESTAAWKELLATLGELDRGFLEGDKAVTDDRHIADGYRMLATTLGVALDTYLFTEPGRPQFFAVNTPFRRDRRWGGDNTDAYYFCCPVDPQRRYRISGNKGDSVYFSLTAYNEPSPGAWSDRVVSIVRDTDLDVDANGNFSFEFPATPDAAMLMTRDYQADPSTGRPVTWNIEALDDADPIRHGDAETAQRLAAVTTWLRTMFAIVPLAVGTRADDEHALGHEVAYAANEFADPYQVPDANFGWSARDACYAYGSFVLEDGPGNDEALVITHRPPACRFWNLVVWNQFMATFGASEGPDARCSVNCHSAVPNSDGSVTVVLSKERTSHPNSLTTLGYPRGNLAFRWFLADHVPARPEVKLVKLADAPTEVS, encoded by the coding sequence ATGACACACGAATCGACCGCCGCATGGAAAGAGCTGCTCGCTACCCTCGGCGAGCTGGACCGCGGCTTCCTCGAGGGCGACAAAGCCGTCACCGACGACCGCCATATCGCCGACGGCTACCGCATGCTGGCCACCACGCTGGGCGTCGCACTAGACACCTACCTGTTCACCGAACCCGGTCGGCCGCAGTTCTTCGCGGTCAACACTCCATTCCGCCGCGACCGCCGCTGGGGCGGCGACAACACCGACGCCTACTACTTCTGCTGCCCGGTGGATCCGCAGCGGCGCTACCGGATCAGCGGCAACAAGGGCGACAGCGTGTACTTTTCGTTGACGGCCTACAACGAGCCTTCGCCCGGCGCTTGGTCGGACCGCGTCGTCTCGATCGTCCGCGACACCGACCTCGACGTCGACGCCAACGGCAACTTCAGCTTCGAGTTCCCGGCGACGCCCGACGCGGCCATGCTGATGACCCGGGACTATCAGGCCGACCCGTCGACCGGCCGACCCGTCACCTGGAACATCGAGGCGCTCGACGACGCCGATCCGATCCGGCACGGTGACGCCGAGACGGCACAGCGGCTGGCAGCGGTGACTACGTGGCTGCGCACCATGTTCGCGATCGTGCCGCTCGCGGTGGGCACCCGCGCCGATGACGAGCACGCTCTCGGTCACGAAGTCGCCTACGCCGCAAACGAATTCGCTGATCCCTATCAAGTGCCCGACGCCAACTTCGGCTGGTCGGCGCGCGACGCCTGCTACGCATACGGCAGTTTCGTCCTCGAGGATGGTCCGGGGAACGACGAAGCACTTGTTATCACCCATCGGCCGCCCGCGTGCCGATTCTGGAACCTCGTGGTCTGGAACCAGTTCATGGCCACCTTCGGCGCCTCGGAGGGCCCCGACGCCCGCTGCTCGGTCAACTGCCACAGCGCGGTGCCCAACAGCGACGGCTCAGTGACCGTCGTGTTGTCCAAAGAGCGGACTTCACACCCGAATTCGCTCACGACGCTGGGCTATCCGCGCGGCAACCTGGCCTTCCGCTGGTTTCTCGCCGACCATGTCCCGGCCCGGCCGGAAGTCAAGTTGGTAAAGCTGGCTGACGCCCCCACCGAGGTGAGCTAA
- a CDS encoding LLM class flavin-dependent oxidoreductase, with protein MRTATTVELSVAPTQTVEFVVEAEKLGLDVCWVAEAWGADAPSALGYLAARTERMLLGSGVLQVGTRSPVLVAQTAMTLANLSSGRFLLGLGASGPQVIEGLHGVSFARPLARVRETVEIIREVFTGGKISYVGKEFQIPRPGEAKPMRLSTRTEHPIPIYLAALSPAMLRLTGKVADGWLGTSFVPEGAGQAYFAHLDEGMADAGRTRADIDICQGAEVAFARDEDELRAMVAARKTELAFSLGGMGSASTNYYNQAYSRQGWSDVAAQVRKRWQAGDRSGAAALITDEMVLATTLIGTEEMVVARLADWRDAGVDTVRLYPAGDTLDAKLSTLARAIELVNAG; from the coding sequence ATGCGCACCGCCACGACGGTCGAGCTGTCGGTTGCGCCCACGCAAACCGTGGAATTCGTGGTCGAGGCCGAGAAGCTGGGCCTGGACGTGTGCTGGGTCGCTGAGGCGTGGGGGGCCGACGCGCCGTCCGCGCTGGGTTATCTGGCGGCCCGCACCGAACGGATGCTGCTCGGGTCGGGGGTTCTGCAGGTTGGCACTAGGTCGCCGGTGCTGGTCGCCCAGACTGCGATGACGTTGGCCAACCTGTCGTCCGGACGGTTCCTGCTCGGCCTGGGTGCCTCCGGTCCGCAGGTGATTGAGGGGTTGCATGGTGTCTCGTTCGCGCGGCCGCTAGCACGCGTTCGCGAGACCGTCGAGATCATTCGAGAAGTCTTCACGGGCGGAAAAATCTCCTATGTTGGCAAGGAATTCCAGATTCCACGCCCAGGCGAGGCGAAGCCGATGCGGTTGTCGACTCGCACCGAGCACCCGATCCCGATCTACCTCGCTGCGTTATCGCCCGCGATGCTGCGGCTGACCGGGAAGGTCGCCGACGGCTGGCTGGGCACCAGCTTCGTACCCGAGGGCGCCGGGCAGGCCTACTTCGCCCACCTCGACGAAGGTATGGCCGATGCCGGGCGTACCCGCGCCGACATCGACATCTGCCAGGGCGCCGAAGTCGCGTTCGCCCGCGACGAGGACGAATTGCGCGCCATGGTCGCAGCGCGCAAGACCGAACTGGCCTTCAGCCTCGGCGGCATGGGGTCGGCCAGCACCAACTACTACAACCAGGCGTATAGCCGGCAGGGCTGGAGCGACGTCGCCGCCCAGGTGCGGAAACGCTGGCAGGCGGGGGACCGGTCGGGCGCGGCCGCGCTGATCACTGACGAAATGGTGCTGGCAACCACCTTGATTGGGACCGAGGAGATGGTGGTTGCGCGCCTTGCGGATTGGCGGGACGCCGGGGTCGATACGGTACGGCTGTACCCCGCCGGTGACACGCTGGACGCCAAGCTGAGCACGCTGGCCCGGGCGATCGAACTGGTCAACGCCGGTTAG
- a CDS encoding acyl-CoA dehydrogenase family protein gives MWDFETDPEYQAKLDWVEQFMVEELEPLDLVALDPYDKHNAEMMAVLRPLQQRVKDQGLWAAHLTPDLGGQGFGQVKLALLNEILGRSRWAPSVFGCQAPDSGNAEILALFGTDQQQARYLQPLLDGEITSCYSMTEPQGGSDPGLFVTSASRDGDDWIINGEKWFSTNAKHASFFIVMAVTNPEGRTYEKMSLFIVPAETPGIEIIRNVGVGTESSTRASHAYVRYRDVRVPADHVLGGEGQAFMIAQTRLGGGRIHHAMRTIALARRAFDMMCERAVSRQTRHGRLSDFQMTQEKVADSWIQIEQFRLLVLRTAWLIDKHHDYQKVRRDIAAVKVAMPQVLHDVAQRALHLHGALGVSDEMPFVKMMVAAESLGIADGATELHKMTVARRTLREYEPVTTPFPSQHIPTRKAEAEARLAARLEHAIAEF, from the coding sequence GTGTGGGACTTCGAGACCGACCCGGAATACCAGGCGAAATTGGACTGGGTCGAACAATTCATGGTCGAGGAACTTGAGCCGCTGGACCTGGTGGCACTCGACCCGTATGACAAACATAACGCTGAGATGATGGCGGTGCTGCGCCCGTTGCAGCAGCGAGTGAAGGACCAGGGCCTGTGGGCCGCCCATCTGACGCCCGATCTCGGCGGACAGGGCTTCGGCCAGGTCAAGCTCGCGTTGCTCAACGAAATCCTGGGCCGGTCCCGGTGGGCACCCTCGGTGTTCGGCTGCCAGGCGCCGGATTCGGGCAACGCTGAGATTCTGGCGCTGTTCGGCACCGACCAGCAGCAGGCCCGGTATCTGCAGCCGCTGCTGGACGGCGAGATCACGTCCTGCTATTCGATGACGGAACCGCAGGGCGGATCGGACCCAGGACTTTTTGTCACTTCGGCTAGCCGGGATGGTGACGATTGGATTATCAACGGCGAGAAGTGGTTTTCCACCAACGCCAAGCATGCGTCGTTCTTCATCGTCATGGCGGTCACTAACCCTGAGGGCCGCACCTACGAAAAGATGTCGTTGTTCATCGTGCCCGCCGAGACACCGGGCATCGAGATCATCCGCAACGTCGGGGTGGGTACCGAGTCGTCGACACGTGCCAGCCACGCCTACGTCCGTTACCGCGATGTGAGAGTGCCCGCCGACCATGTGCTCGGCGGCGAGGGTCAGGCGTTCATGATCGCCCAGACCCGCCTCGGCGGAGGTCGCATCCATCACGCCATGCGCACAATTGCTCTGGCGCGCAGGGCTTTCGACATGATGTGTGAGCGCGCGGTGTCGAGGCAGACCCGGCACGGGCGGTTGTCGGATTTCCAGATGACGCAGGAGAAGGTCGCCGACAGCTGGATCCAGATCGAGCAGTTCCGGCTGCTGGTGCTACGCACCGCGTGGCTGATCGACAAGCACCACGATTATCAGAAGGTGCGCCGGGACATCGCCGCGGTCAAGGTCGCGATGCCGCAGGTACTGCACGATGTCGCACAGCGGGCGCTGCACCTGCACGGCGCGCTGGGCGTCTCCGACGAGATGCCGTTCGTCAAGATGATGGTGGCCGCCGAGTCGCTGGGGATCGCCGACGGCGCCACCGAATTGCACAAGATGACGGTGGCCCGGCGCACGCTGCGCGAATATGAGCCCGTGACAACGCCTTTCCCGTCGCAGCACATACCGACCCGCAAGGCCGAAGCCGAGGCGCGCTTAGCCGCCCGGCTCGAGCACGCGATTGCCGAGTTCTGA
- a CDS encoding TetR family transcriptional regulator, translated as MNSRTPSSHSRRTSREKSRDGASREERKEATRRAIIAAALKLLNERSFSGLSLREVTREAGIVPAAFYRHFDSMEALGLVLIDESFRSLRDTLRGARAGKLDPNRVIESSVEILIGSVAEQREHWRFISRERSTGLSVLRYAIRTEIRLITSELATDLARFPRLNEWSTEDLNVLASLFVNAMIVTAEAIEDAQGAEALEEIRRIAVKQLRMIAIGVASWKSEP; from the coding sequence GTGAACAGTCGTACTCCTAGCTCACACTCGCGGCGAACCAGCAGGGAGAAGAGCCGCGACGGGGCCTCACGCGAGGAACGCAAGGAGGCCACCCGGCGCGCCATCATCGCCGCGGCCCTCAAGTTGCTCAACGAGCGCAGCTTCAGCGGCCTGAGCCTGCGGGAGGTGACGCGTGAGGCCGGGATCGTGCCCGCCGCGTTCTACCGGCACTTCGACTCGATGGAGGCGCTCGGGCTGGTTTTGATCGACGAGTCGTTCCGCAGCCTGCGCGACACGTTGCGCGGTGCGCGAGCCGGCAAACTCGACCCGAACCGGGTGATCGAATCCTCGGTGGAGATCCTGATCGGAAGCGTCGCCGAACAGCGTGAGCACTGGCGATTTATCTCGCGTGAACGCTCTACCGGGCTCTCGGTACTGCGCTACGCGATCCGCACCGAGATTCGACTGATCACCTCGGAGCTGGCGACCGACTTGGCTCGCTTTCCACGACTCAACGAATGGAGCACCGAGGATCTCAACGTGCTGGCAAGCCTTTTCGTCAACGCAATGATCGTGACCGCCGAGGCCATCGAGGACGCCCAGGGCGCCGAGGCGCTGGAGGAGATTCGCCGGATCGCGGTCAAACAGCTGCGGATGATCGCTATCGGCGTCGCGAGCTGGAAGAGCGAACCTTAG
- a CDS encoding fatty acid desaturase family protein, with amino-acid sequence MSQNKITLTKEQADAFGRELDAIKERVMADLGEKDAEYIRKVIKAQRALEVGGRALLFLPPAWLLGTGMLGIAKIMDNMEIGHNIMHGQYDWMRDPTISGGDFEWDTACPADQWRHSHNYMHHTYTNIVDMDRDIGYGILRMSEDQKWSPYFLGNPVYAFLLMVLFQYGVALHELETERIRSGEIRLRDKKQTLKEIWAKTRRQTLKDYVAFPLLAGPFAPFVFTGNLTANLMRNVWSYMIIFCGHFPDGTQEFTVEETKNETRGQWYFRQVLGSANLTGGRLFHLLSGNLSHQIEHHLFPDMPARRYAEIAPEVQEICERYGIPYNKGPLLRQFGTVVRKIVRLSVPDAWLPNANAKKSANVELAPVAA; translated from the coding sequence ATGTCACAGAACAAGATCACTCTCACGAAGGAACAAGCCGACGCGTTCGGCCGCGAACTCGATGCCATCAAGGAACGTGTGATGGCAGACCTCGGCGAGAAGGACGCGGAGTACATCCGCAAGGTCATCAAGGCGCAGCGCGCCCTGGAGGTGGGCGGTCGCGCACTGCTCTTCCTGCCGCCGGCCTGGTTGCTGGGCACCGGGATGCTGGGCATCGCGAAGATCATGGACAACATGGAGATCGGCCACAACATCATGCACGGTCAGTACGACTGGATGCGTGACCCGACGATCTCCGGCGGCGACTTCGAATGGGACACCGCCTGCCCGGCCGACCAGTGGCGGCACTCGCACAATTACATGCACCACACCTACACCAACATCGTCGACATGGACCGCGACATCGGTTACGGCATCCTGCGGATGAGCGAAGATCAGAAATGGAGCCCGTACTTCCTGGGCAACCCGGTTTACGCCTTCCTGCTGATGGTGCTCTTCCAATACGGTGTCGCGCTGCACGAGCTGGAAACCGAGCGCATCCGCTCCGGCGAGATCCGGCTGCGCGATAAGAAGCAGACGCTGAAAGAGATCTGGGCCAAGACTCGTCGGCAGACGCTCAAGGACTACGTCGCGTTCCCGCTGCTGGCCGGCCCATTCGCGCCGTTCGTGTTCACCGGCAACCTGACCGCCAACCTGATGCGCAACGTGTGGTCGTACATGATCATCTTCTGCGGCCACTTCCCGGACGGCACCCAAGAATTCACCGTGGAGGAGACCAAGAACGAGACCCGCGGCCAGTGGTACTTCCGCCAGGTGCTCGGCTCGGCGAACCTGACCGGCGGCAGGCTCTTCCACCTGCTGTCGGGCAACCTGTCGCACCAGATCGAGCACCACCTGTTCCCGGACATGCCCGCCCGCCGGTATGCCGAGATCGCACCCGAGGTGCAGGAGATTTGCGAACGGTACGGAATCCCCTACAACAAGGGGCCGCTGCTGCGGCAGTTCGGGACGGTTGTCCGCAAGATTGTCCGGCTCAGTGTCCCGGACGCTTGGCTGCCAAACGCCAACGCCAAGAAGTCCGCGAATGTCGAATTGGCACCAGTCGCCGCCTGA
- a CDS encoding flavin reductase family protein: MFTQTFTRTVAKRVLSSNLVDVLTGPHGVDRYTELVTPTWTSGDARAKVIDVRRTTPRSVTLTLAPNAAFTERHTVKAGQFVNVTVEIDGRMHSRCYSPANVEGSSQLELTIGVHDGGLVSTYLYEQARRGMVVGLDGVGGDFVLPERLPRRILFVSGGSGITPVMAMVRTLVAQGHSGEIAFVQYARTAEEACYRDELAAMRDVRVLHGYTRSGTGDLDGHFGAEHLAAAMDAPDAVFVCGPTALVDAVKAHCENVFTESFTPPVIEAPANPTGGRVSFGDSKVDVEDDGRSILEQAESAGLTPKNGCRMGICHTCTRRKTSGTTRNLITGAVSTQPDENVQICVTVPVGDVEIAL, translated from the coding sequence ATGTTCACTCAAACTTTCACTCGGACGGTCGCAAAACGAGTCCTGAGTTCAAACCTGGTCGACGTGCTCACCGGCCCGCACGGCGTTGACCGTTACACCGAGCTTGTCACGCCGACGTGGACGTCGGGTGACGCCCGCGCCAAGGTGATCGACGTCCGGCGGACAACGCCGCGCAGCGTCACCCTGACGCTGGCTCCGAACGCCGCATTCACAGAACGGCACACCGTCAAAGCCGGGCAGTTCGTCAACGTGACCGTCGAGATCGACGGCCGCATGCACTCGCGGTGCTACTCGCCGGCCAACGTCGAGGGCAGCTCGCAGCTAGAGCTGACCATCGGCGTCCACGACGGCGGCCTGGTCTCGACCTACCTGTATGAGCAGGCCCGTCGAGGCATGGTGGTCGGCTTGGACGGCGTCGGAGGTGACTTCGTGTTGCCGGAGCGGCTGCCCCGGCGAATCCTGTTCGTCTCCGGCGGCAGCGGCATCACGCCCGTCATGGCGATGGTGCGCACACTGGTCGCCCAGGGGCACTCGGGCGAAATCGCCTTCGTGCAGTACGCGCGGACCGCTGAGGAAGCCTGCTATCGCGACGAGCTGGCGGCGATGCGCGACGTGCGGGTGCTGCACGGCTACACCCGATCCGGCACCGGCGACCTCGACGGCCACTTCGGGGCAGAGCACCTGGCCGCCGCGATGGACGCACCTGACGCGGTCTTCGTGTGCGGGCCAACCGCTTTGGTCGACGCCGTCAAAGCCCATTGTGAAAACGTGTTCACCGAAAGCTTCACGCCGCCGGTGATCGAAGCACCGGCCAACCCGACGGGTGGACGGGTGAGCTTCGGGGACAGCAAGGTCGACGTCGAAGATGATGGCCGCTCGATCCTGGAGCAGGCCGAATCGGCGGGGCTGACACCCAAGAACGGCTGCCGGATGGGCATCTGCCACACCTGCACCCGCCGCAAGACATCCGGCACCACCCGCAACCTGATCACCGGTGCTGTGTCCACCCAGCCCGACGAGAACGTCCAGATCTGCGTCACCGTGCCCGTCGGTGACGTCGAGATCGCCCTCTGA
- a CDS encoding GNAT family N-acetyltransferase, with product MTPTVRPAQKSDIGELGQTLGRAFYDDPVTTWILPDDDKRRRHLGRVFATMTRHHHLAGGGVEVACGGPAIGAAALWDPPDRWRESGRAQLAQIPTFLRVFGAKSARGRAVQELMKRAHPEEPHWYLAAIGSDPSVRGQGFGKVLLRSRLQRCDAEYCPAYLESSKSENVPYYERFGFRVTGEIKIPGDGPMLWTMWRDPR from the coding sequence ATGACCCCTACCGTGCGTCCCGCGCAGAAATCCGATATCGGCGAGTTGGGCCAAACCCTGGGCCGGGCGTTCTACGACGATCCCGTGACGACGTGGATCCTGCCCGACGATGACAAGCGGCGACGCCACTTGGGTCGCGTGTTCGCCACGATGACCCGCCATCACCATCTGGCCGGCGGTGGCGTCGAAGTGGCCTGCGGGGGGCCGGCCATCGGCGCGGCGGCCCTATGGGATCCGCCGGATCGGTGGCGGGAGAGTGGGCGGGCGCAGCTGGCGCAGATACCGACGTTCCTGCGGGTGTTCGGTGCAAAATCCGCCCGCGGACGGGCGGTTCAGGAATTGATGAAGCGCGCCCACCCCGAGGAGCCGCACTGGTACCTCGCGGCAATTGGCAGCGACCCGTCGGTGCGCGGGCAGGGCTTCGGCAAGGTGCTGCTGCGATCCCGACTGCAGCGCTGCGACGCGGAGTACTGTCCGGCCTATCTCGAGTCGTCCAAGTCTGAAAATGTGCCATATTACGAGCGTTTCGGGTTCCGAGTCACCGGTGAGATCAAGATTCCCGGCGATGGGCCGATGCTGTGGACGATGTGGCGTGATCCGCGTTGA
- a CDS encoding TetR/AcrR family transcriptional regulator codes for MVLDLGRPRDPRIDAAVLNATVELLAATGYPGLLVSAIAERAGTSKPAIYRRWPSKAHLVHEAVFPIGAATEIPDSGSLPDDLREMVRRTTAVLTTSAARAALPGLVAEMAADPTLHKALLERFAGIFTGGLAERLRTAAARGEIRADVSATELAEAIAGLTLIALLTRISELDDAWVDRTTTLLLKGISG; via the coding sequence ATGGTTCTAGATCTCGGTCGGCCCCGTGACCCGCGCATCGACGCCGCGGTGCTCAACGCCACCGTCGAGCTGCTCGCCGCGACCGGCTACCCCGGCCTGTTGGTCTCGGCGATCGCCGAGCGCGCCGGCACCAGCAAACCCGCCATCTACCGTCGTTGGCCCAGCAAGGCACATCTGGTGCACGAGGCGGTGTTCCCAATCGGCGCCGCCACTGAAATCCCGGACAGCGGGTCGCTACCCGATGACCTGCGCGAAATGGTGCGACGCACGACCGCCGTGCTCACCACCTCCGCCGCCCGCGCGGCGCTGCCCGGACTGGTCGCCGAGATGGCCGCCGACCCGACCTTGCACAAAGCGCTGTTGGAACGGTTCGCTGGCATCTTTACCGGGGGTCTAGCCGAACGCCTGCGGACCGCCGCCGCACGCGGCGAAATCCGGGCCGACGTATCGGCCACCGAATTGGCCGAGGCCATCGCCGGTCTGACGTTGATCGCCCTGCTCACTCGTATCAGCGAACTCGACGACGCCTGGGTCGATCGCACCACCACATTGCTCCTGAAAGGAATCAGCGGATGA
- a CDS encoding GAF and ANTAR domain-containing protein: MGEDIGELHHRIAAFARELHNRPGIDSQAAISQLVIEATLTVPGAQYAGLTVVNRQQEISTPASTHRYVTLLDEIQQRYLEGPCLIAAWEHHTVRVDDLTSDTRWPKYRRDALAETTIRSILSFELFTSSHSLGALNVYADAPNVFDNDAVDIGIVFATHAALAWDSVLREHSFQSALASRDLIGQAKGILMQQFDIDSVRAFDLLRRLSQESNTLLVDIARQVVQNRKSLSDS; the protein is encoded by the coding sequence GTGGGAGAGGACATCGGGGAACTTCATCACCGCATAGCGGCGTTTGCCCGCGAGCTGCACAACCGCCCGGGCATTGACAGCCAGGCCGCGATCAGCCAACTGGTTATCGAAGCCACGCTGACGGTGCCGGGCGCACAGTACGCGGGCCTGACCGTCGTCAATCGGCAGCAGGAAATCTCGACGCCGGCCAGCACCCACCGGTATGTCACTCTGCTCGACGAGATCCAGCAGCGATACCTGGAGGGTCCGTGCCTGATCGCCGCGTGGGAGCACCACACCGTGCGTGTCGACGACCTGACATCCGACACCCGCTGGCCTAAGTATCGGCGGGACGCGCTGGCCGAGACGACGATCCGCTCGATTCTGTCGTTCGAACTGTTCACCAGCAGCCACAGCCTGGGGGCGCTGAACGTCTACGCGGACGCGCCCAATGTCTTCGACAACGACGCCGTGGATATTGGGATCGTCTTCGCGACGCACGCCGCGCTGGCCTGGGACAGCGTGTTGCGGGAACACTCGTTCCAAAGCGCGTTGGCCAGTCGCGACCTCATCGGCCAGGCCAAGGGCATATTGATGCAGCAGTTCGACATCGACTCCGTGCGGGCGTTCGACCTGCTGCGGCGGCTTTCCCAAGAGTCCAACACGCTGTTGGTCGACATTGCGCGGCAGGTAGTCCAGAACAGGAAAAGCCTCTCCGACAGTTGA